The Alteripontixanthobacter sp. genome has a window encoding:
- the recR gene encoding recombination mediator RecR, translating into MASQEIERLSAALAQLPGLGPRSARRAVLWLVKRRESALPGLLGALGEVRDRLVECSICGNVDTQAPCGICADTKRDQRSICVVEDVSDLWALDRARLFTGRYHVLGGKLSALDGVRPEDLAIGSLLERVREGGVDEIVLAMNATLEGQTTAHYIAERLEDFPVRITQLAHGLPVGGELDYLDEGTLAQALRARRPLG; encoded by the coding sequence ATGGCATCGCAAGAGATCGAACGGCTTTCCGCCGCGCTGGCACAGCTTCCCGGCCTTGGCCCCCGTTCGGCCCGGCGCGCGGTTTTGTGGCTGGTCAAACGGCGGGAAAGCGCGTTGCCCGGCCTGCTGGGTGCGCTGGGCGAAGTGCGCGACCGGCTGGTGGAATGCAGCATTTGCGGCAATGTCGATACGCAGGCCCCTTGCGGAATCTGCGCCGATACCAAGCGCGACCAACGCTCCATCTGCGTCGTCGAGGATGTCAGCGACCTATGGGCGCTCGACCGCGCGCGGCTGTTTACCGGGCGCTATCATGTGTTAGGCGGCAAGCTGAGCGCACTGGATGGTGTGAGGCCCGAAGACCTCGCCATCGGATCGCTGTTGGAGCGTGTCCGAGAGGGCGGGGTGGACGAAATCGTGCTCGCGATGAACGCTACTCTGGAGGGGCAGACCACCGCACACTACATCGCGGAACGGCTGGAGGATTTCCCCGTGCGGATCACCCAGCTGGCGCACGGCCTGCCGGTGGGCGGGGAGCTGGACTACCTCGACGAAGGCACGCTGGCACAGGCGCTGCGAGCGCGGCGGCCTTTGGGTTGA
- the def gene encoding peptide deformylase, with amino-acid sequence MAIREILEVPDPRLKTVSTPVESFDDELRTLVEDMLETMYDAPGIGLAAIQVGVPKRVLVIDLQEPDEDAEPEQCDGDHGDGEHSHTHQPVINNPRTFINPEILEPAEELATYQEGCLSVPEIYADVDRPATCRVRYQDLEGNTHEEQLEGLMATCIQHEMDHLEGILFIDHLSRLKRQMALKKLGKLRKAA; translated from the coding sequence ATGGCTATCCGCGAAATCCTCGAAGTGCCGGACCCCCGGCTCAAGACCGTCTCCACCCCCGTCGAATCCTTCGATGACGAGCTCAGGACGCTCGTCGAGGACATGTTGGAGACGATGTATGATGCGCCCGGCATCGGCCTTGCCGCGATCCAGGTGGGCGTGCCCAAGCGCGTGCTGGTGATCGATTTGCAGGAACCCGACGAGGACGCGGAGCCCGAGCAATGCGACGGCGATCACGGCGACGGCGAGCACAGCCACACCCACCAACCGGTGATCAACAACCCGCGCACTTTCATCAACCCCGAGATACTCGAACCGGCGGAGGAACTGGCGACCTATCAGGAAGGCTGCCTGTCGGTGCCCGAAATCTACGCCGATGTGGACCGCCCGGCGACATGCCGCGTCCGTTACCAGGACCTGGAGGGCAATACCCACGAGGAACAGCTGGAAGGCCTGATGGCGACCTGCATTCAGCACGAGATGGACCACCTCGAAGGGATACTGTTCATCGACCATCTGAGCCGATTGAAGCGGCAAATGGCGCTGAAAAAGCTCGGCAAGTTGCGCAAGGCCGCCTGA
- a CDS encoding four-helix bundle copper-binding protein, whose product MSIKEMIKDHPAVGDDYNDQLGEAVKHAMYGAAIINSCADACLAEDDAKERAECIRRCLDASDACTAFYRMGSRRTGGNIPAIKAMGAATIIACEQCLEHCEKHDDPHCNRCARMCREVIEDVTKAIHGMGRDGPDGH is encoded by the coding sequence ATGTCGATCAAGGAAATGATCAAGGACCACCCCGCTGTAGGCGACGACTATAACGATCAGCTGGGCGAGGCGGTGAAGCACGCCATGTATGGCGCAGCGATCATCAACTCATGCGCCGACGCTTGTCTGGCAGAGGACGATGCGAAAGAGCGCGCCGAATGTATCCGCCGCTGCCTGGACGCGTCGGACGCCTGCACCGCCTTCTACCGCATGGGCAGCCGCCGCACCGGCGGGAATATCCCGGCGATCAAGGCGATGGGCGCCGCGACAATCATCGCCTGTGAGCAATGTCTTGAACATTGCGAGAAGCATGACGATCCGCATTGCAATCGCTGCGCACGCATGTGCCGCGAAGTGATCGAAGACGTGACGAAGGCCATCCACGGCATGGGCCGCGACGGTCCGGACGGACATTAA
- the rmuC gene encoding DNA recombination protein RmuC → MLDQIYFIAAVSFALALGWFAGRFSMASWKLRFEERDGEAKDASEKLSRMTPELATMSERAGRADELSAKLDAARDELTGFKAREAGFAEQKRLLEESRAALLKEFENTGAAVLGKAQERFLESASERFGHSEKASAAKLAALLQPVDERLKRYETQVAQLEEKRVDAFGQLTKLVETMRLGQEEVRREAARLGNSLTNAPKARGRWGERALQNVLEQCGLSEHTDFQLEHSVDTEDGRLRPDAIVNVPGQKRLVIDAKVSLNAYQAAFEADGDDERVRHLDLHAKSMRNHVQTLGSKSYQSQFDDTPDYVVMFVPGEHFVAAALEHDPELWDFAFRNKVLLATPTNLVAIARTVAQVWRQDKMAEEAQEIGRLGAELYDRLRVSAEHMKRVGGGLETAVNNYNKFVGSFERNVLTSGRRMAEKGIEIGKKEIEDVPLVEATPRYNAEDAAQIEDNSEAAQ, encoded by the coding sequence ATGTTAGATCAAATTTACTTTATCGCCGCCGTTTCATTTGCGCTCGCATTAGGATGGTTTGCTGGTCGATTTTCGATGGCAAGCTGGAAGTTGCGCTTCGAGGAGCGCGATGGCGAAGCGAAGGACGCGTCCGAAAAGCTCTCCCGCATGACGCCCGAACTCGCCACCATGAGCGAGCGGGCGGGGCGAGCGGACGAGCTGTCCGCGAAGCTCGATGCGGCGCGCGATGAATTGACCGGGTTCAAGGCGCGAGAGGCTGGGTTTGCCGAGCAGAAACGCCTGCTGGAAGAAAGCCGCGCGGCATTGCTCAAGGAATTCGAGAATACCGGTGCGGCCGTGCTTGGCAAGGCACAGGAGCGGTTTCTGGAAAGCGCCAGCGAACGGTTCGGCCATTCGGAAAAGGCCAGCGCGGCCAAGCTGGCGGCGTTGCTCCAACCGGTCGACGAACGGCTCAAACGCTATGAAACACAGGTTGCTCAGCTGGAGGAAAAGCGCGTCGATGCGTTCGGGCAGTTGACCAAGCTGGTCGAGACGATGCGCCTGGGGCAGGAGGAGGTCCGGCGCGAGGCGGCGCGGCTTGGCAATTCGCTTACCAATGCCCCCAAGGCGCGCGGGCGCTGGGGGGAACGCGCGCTGCAAAACGTGCTCGAGCAATGCGGTTTGTCCGAACACACCGATTTCCAGCTGGAACATTCGGTCGATACCGAAGATGGCCGTTTGCGCCCCGATGCCATCGTCAATGTGCCGGGGCAAAAACGGCTTGTGATCGATGCGAAAGTCTCACTCAACGCGTATCAGGCCGCGTTCGAGGCGGATGGTGATGATGAGCGGGTGCGGCACTTGGACCTGCACGCCAAATCGATGCGCAATCATGTCCAGACGCTGGGCTCCAAAAGCTATCAGAGCCAGTTCGACGACACGCCCGATTACGTGGTGATGTTCGTGCCCGGCGAACATTTCGTCGCCGCCGCGCTGGAACACGATCCCGAGCTGTGGGATTTCGCTTTTCGCAACAAGGTATTGCTGGCGACCCCGACCAATCTCGTCGCCATTGCGCGGACGGTGGCGCAGGTCTGGCGGCAGGACAAAATGGCGGAAGAAGCGCAGGAAATCGGCCGCCTAGGGGCTGAATTATACGACCGGCTGCGCGTATCGGCCGAACATATGAAGCGTGTTGGTGGCGGGCTGGAAACCGCGGTGAACAATTACAACAAGTTCGTCGGCAGTTTCGAACGCAACGTCCTCACTTCTGGCCGGCGCATGGCCGAAAAGGGTATCGAGATCGGCAAGAAAGAAATCGAAGACGTGCCGCTGGTGGAGGCGACCCCGCGCTACAATGCCGAGGACGCCGCGCAAATCGAAGATAATAGCGAAGCGGCGCAGTAA
- a CDS encoding endonuclease/exonuclease/phosphatase family protein, translating into MDRALKHRLKMAGIWLLRSIAVLLIAGTLLSTTDLNQWWIRIWDFPRVQILIAMVLVAAALYFLDRWRPWLPLLLIGLSVWQLYRVYPYTPLASADVAKANTGDYDASGCFSVLTLNVLQDNRDYETTAQLIRSFDPDILMLTETDQAWANAMAPIMADYPQQAHRPLDNTYGLMFATRLPMRDASIQDIAQADTPSVFATLTAGKHNFRLIGLHPRPPTVSQDTEERDAEIIVAAKQSRDLDMPVLAIGDFNDVAWSDTTQLFQDLGSFLDPRKGRGTYATFPADMTWLGWPLDHLFMTEEFLLRDMSVGKPVGSDHRPVLAQLCLDPQAGDRRNEEAEGPSREDNREAEEVIEDFEQDTAEDRIEGEHG; encoded by the coding sequence ATGGACCGCGCGCTTAAACACAGGCTGAAAATGGCGGGTATCTGGCTGCTGCGCTCGATCGCAGTCCTGCTGATTGCCGGAACGCTGCTCAGCACCACAGACCTCAACCAATGGTGGATCCGGATCTGGGATTTCCCGCGCGTGCAGATCCTGATCGCGATGGTGCTGGTCGCCGCTGCCCTGTACTTCCTCGATCGCTGGCGTCCGTGGCTGCCTCTGCTGCTGATCGGGCTGAGCGTCTGGCAGCTTTACCGGGTGTATCCCTACACCCCCCTGGCAAGCGCCGACGTGGCGAAGGCGAATACCGGCGATTACGATGCGTCGGGCTGTTTCTCCGTGCTCACGCTGAACGTGCTGCAGGATAACCGCGATTACGAAACAACGGCGCAGCTGATCCGCAGCTTCGATCCCGACATATTGATGCTGACGGAAACCGATCAGGCCTGGGCAAACGCGATGGCACCGATCATGGCCGATTATCCGCAGCAGGCGCACCGCCCGCTGGACAATACTTACGGCCTGATGTTCGCCACCCGCCTGCCCATGCGCGACGCGTCTATCCAGGATATCGCGCAGGCTGACACGCCGTCTGTTTTCGCCACCTTGACGGCGGGAAAGCATAATTTCCGGCTGATCGGCCTGCACCCTCGCCCGCCCACCGTCAGCCAGGATACGGAGGAGCGCGACGCGGAGATCATTGTCGCTGCAAAACAGAGCCGCGATCTCGATATGCCGGTATTGGCGATCGGCGATTTCAACGATGTCGCCTGGTCCGATACCACGCAGCTGTTCCAGGATCTGGGCAGCTTCCTCGACCCGCGTAAAGGGCGCGGAACTTATGCGACCTTCCCCGCCGACATGACTTGGCTCGGCTGGCCCCTGGACCATCTGTTCATGACCGAGGAGTTTCTGCTGCGCGACATGAGCGTGGGCAAGCCGGTCGGTTCGGACCACCGGCCCGTGCTGGCGCAGCTATGCCTCGACCCGCAGGCCGGAGACCGGCGTAACGAAGAAGCCGAGGGGCCGAGCAGGGAAGACAATCGCGAGGCCGAGGAAGTAATCGAGGATTTCGAGCAGGACACTGCCGAGGACCGGATCGAAGGCGAGCACGGCTGA
- a CDS encoding RNA methyltransferase — MPEPTGAATRREITGFSNPTVKMLRSLRDKKHRRREGKFLAEGLRLLTDARESGRVPEILVLASGRDHGPLCDALEDAVLGAGGEVIETTPDILTKITGKDNPQAVAGVFAEWNTSLDAIDRSAAPIWLVAQSLRDPGNLGTMLRSGDALGAGGLILIDDCADPFSAEAVRASMGAVFTQMIARAPWDGFIAWLRAGQGQLVAASLRDAVPYRGAPYAAPCFVMVGNESRGLPEDYEAACDLRVTMPMRGRADSLNAAVAAAVLGYEVLAGLER, encoded by the coding sequence ATGCCCGAACCAACTGGCGCTGCCACGCGCCGCGAAATAACCGGCTTTTCCAACCCGACAGTAAAAATGCTGCGCTCCTTGCGCGACAAGAAGCACCGCCGGCGCGAAGGGAAGTTTCTGGCCGAGGGACTGCGCCTGCTGACTGATGCGCGTGAGAGCGGGCGGGTGCCGGAAATACTGGTGCTTGCTTCGGGGCGCGACCATGGGCCGCTCTGCGATGCGCTGGAGGATGCGGTGCTTGGCGCGGGTGGCGAAGTCATCGAGACCACGCCCGACATCCTCACCAAGATAACGGGTAAGGACAATCCGCAGGCCGTGGCGGGGGTGTTCGCCGAATGGAACACATCGCTGGACGCGATCGACCGCAGCGCCGCGCCGATCTGGCTGGTCGCTCAGTCGCTGCGCGATCCTGGCAATCTCGGCACCATGCTGCGGTCCGGCGATGCACTGGGCGCAGGCGGGCTGATCCTGATCGACGATTGCGCCGATCCGTTCAGCGCCGAAGCCGTCCGTGCCAGCATGGGCGCGGTGTTCACGCAAATGATCGCACGCGCGCCATGGGACGGATTCATCGCTTGGTTGCGAGCAGGTCAGGGCCAACTCGTCGCGGCCAGCTTGCGAGACGCGGTCCCCTATCGCGGCGCGCCTTACGCAGCGCCATGCTTCGTCATGGTAGGCAACGAATCGCGCGGTCTGCCGGAAGATTACGAGGCAGCCTGCGATCTGCGCGTCACCATGCCGATGCGCGGCCGGGCCGACAGTCTGAACGCGGCAGTGGCAGCGGCGGTTCTGGGGTATGAAGTGCTTGCCGGGCTTGAACGGTAA
- a CDS encoding HPr family phosphocarrier protein translates to MTARRAATVTNKRGLHARASAKFVGTVSELPEGIEVRVAKGGHEAGGGSILGLMMLGAARGDEIEIIVDGPEAQKQAVLDRLCLLVADGFGED, encoded by the coding sequence ATGACCGCTCGCCGCGCTGCGACGGTCACCAATAAACGCGGCCTTCATGCCCGGGCCAGCGCCAAATTCGTGGGCACCGTCAGCGAACTGCCCGAGGGCATCGAAGTGCGCGTCGCCAAGGGCGGCCACGAGGCGGGCGGCGGATCGATCCTGGGGCTGATGATGCTGGGCGCTGCGCGCGGCGACGAAATAGAGATCATCGTCGACGGGCCGGAGGCGCAAAAGCAGGCGGTGCTCGATCGGCTGTGCCTGCTGGTGGCGGACGGCTTCGGCGAAGATTGA